One region of Skermanella mucosa genomic DNA includes:
- a CDS encoding DEAD/DEAH box helicase: MTRPFRRHQEMVSNIVRAIAGRQTDVRDILAAVTPGGGKSLLPVIAAARLIEAGVAERVCWIVPRDSLRLQAEEAFIDPVWRTALGHRLTVRAAENAPDPCRGLQGYVTTYQAVAAAPELHLAEFQRHKYLLAIDELHHLPALSDHDNLINAADETAWSHSILPLLELSAVRLLMSGTLQRTDGKAILWLPYKQPQGARRTREIDFNAESWAIVGYSRRQALAERAVLPVTFGALDGDAEWRDPLSQQRTVDSLSQSGELAHDALFTVLRTEFADSLLRVAYRACRDHRAARRKAMGAGPGDDTRGLGKLLVVAPDQATAWRYVESLRSRFPIDLREIMVRAAMSDVADSQEAIAEFRMRPFPAILVTVSMAYEGMDCPEITHIACLTHIRSRPWLEQMIARATRVDPHAGDYDGQSALVYHPDDPMFRSFRHQIETEQGTKARVPKRRAQHALPLEGLDRERVPAITPLHSNATALRFDTVAPGPDFGSPSPSTPADGLHAQPGLPLIEPPSIAEHRLRQRIGQMVAAQVIEDEDAHLIRRNSGYHAYNAILKRVLGKSRAEMTLAELEAAVGWLERNRLSDHSALIDNDPQYRWSSSKRGGTIRLGPHKF, from the coding sequence ATGACCCGGCCCTTCCGCCGTCATCAGGAAATGGTCAGCAACATCGTCCGCGCCATCGCCGGGCGCCAGACCGATGTGCGCGACATCCTCGCGGCGGTAACGCCGGGCGGCGGGAAGAGCCTGCTGCCGGTCATCGCCGCGGCCCGCCTGATCGAGGCGGGCGTCGCCGAGCGGGTCTGCTGGATCGTCCCCCGCGACAGCCTAAGGCTTCAGGCGGAAGAGGCGTTCATCGACCCGGTATGGCGTACGGCCCTGGGACACCGCCTGACCGTGCGGGCGGCCGAGAACGCTCCCGATCCCTGCCGCGGCTTGCAGGGCTACGTCACCACGTACCAGGCGGTCGCGGCCGCGCCCGAGCTTCACCTGGCCGAGTTCCAGCGCCACAAGTACCTGCTGGCGATCGACGAGCTCCACCATCTGCCGGCCCTTTCGGACCACGACAACCTGATCAATGCCGCCGACGAAACGGCATGGAGCCACAGCATCCTGCCGCTGCTGGAGCTGTCGGCGGTACGCCTCCTTATGTCCGGCACCTTGCAGAGGACGGACGGCAAGGCGATCCTGTGGTTGCCGTACAAGCAACCCCAGGGAGCACGGCGGACGCGCGAGATCGACTTCAACGCCGAAAGCTGGGCGATCGTCGGATACAGTCGTCGGCAAGCCCTGGCCGAGCGCGCCGTCCTGCCGGTCACCTTCGGGGCCCTGGACGGCGATGCGGAATGGCGCGACCCGCTGTCCCAGCAGCGCACCGTCGACTCCCTGTCCCAGTCGGGGGAACTTGCCCATGACGCGCTTTTCACGGTGCTTCGGACGGAGTTCGCGGACTCCCTGTTGCGGGTCGCCTACCGGGCCTGCCGCGACCATCGCGCCGCCCGTCGTAAGGCCATGGGCGCCGGCCCGGGCGACGATACCCGCGGGCTCGGCAAGCTGCTGGTCGTTGCCCCCGACCAGGCGACCGCCTGGCGCTATGTCGAAAGCCTGCGGTCCCGGTTTCCGATAGACCTGCGAGAGATCATGGTGCGGGCCGCCATGAGCGACGTCGCGGACTCCCAGGAGGCCATCGCGGAGTTCCGCATGCGCCCTTTCCCGGCCATCCTGGTCACGGTATCGATGGCCTACGAGGGGATGGACTGCCCCGAGATCACGCACATCGCCTGCCTGACCCACATCCGGTCGCGGCCCTGGCTTGAACAGATGATCGCCCGCGCGACGCGGGTGGATCCCCATGCCGGTGACTATGACGGCCAGTCCGCCCTGGTATACCACCCCGACGACCCGATGTTCCGCAGCTTCCGCCACCAGATCGAGACGGAACAGGGCACCAAGGCCCGGGTGCCCAAGCGCCGCGCCCAGCATGCCCTGCCGCTCGAAGGCCTCGACCGCGAGCGGGTGCCGGCGATCACGCCGCTGCACTCCAACGCCACGGCGCTGCGGTTCGACACGGTGGCGCCCGGCCCCGATTTCGGCTCGCCCAGCCCTTCGACACCGGCGGACGGCCTCCACGCCCAGCCCGGCCTGCCGCTGATCGAGCCGCCTTCGATCGCCGAGCACCGGCTGCGCCAGCGCATCGGGCAGATGGTCGCCGCCCAGGTGATCGAGGACGAGGACGCCCACCTGATCCGCCGAAACTCCGGCTATCACGCCTACAACGCGATCCTGAAGCGGGTATTGGGCAAAAGCCGCGCCGAAATGACGCTGGCCGAGCTGGAGGCTGCTGTCGGCTGGCTGGAACGCAACCGGCTGAGCGACCACTCCGCCCTGATCGACAACGACCCGCAATACCGCTGGTCCTCCTCCAAGCGGGGTGGCACGATCCGCCTCGGCCCCCACAAGTTCTGA
- a CDS encoding MMPL family transporter — protein MQAGRLQTFGRHMLERWVTLVCRWPAATVLLSLVLAGAAGWYASTHLGINTSTTDMISPDVPFRQHTETYRKAFPFGDDQIVVVVDADGPERADAAALRLADLLRQRTDVLHGVEVPSADPYFDRYGLMFLKPEALQDLVTRLAGAQAALGLLSADPSLDGVAKMLDLVLGHADEGTPAELGRLLDSMAAATEQVAQGQPAHLSWTGLVAGDGLGRLGNRRFVLVRSVVDNSTLARGRPALDAVRAAIADLRGEEVGQGVTARVTGSVALRQTELDTVAAGATTASVLSFILVSLVLIVGIRSARMICAILVTLVIGLLWTSGLAALTVGQLNLISVTFAVMFFGLGDDFGGHLGLRYQEELVAGGTPARRGAERAAVAVGPALTLSTLCAAIGFVSFVPTDYRGLAEFGIISGMGMGVALFTSVTVLPALLTLLRPGPGTRSEARENIAFADWIDRNSRGVLAVGGLAFLAAAALVPQARLDANPLNLQDGTAEAVRTYRDLANSPDTSPYGVNILADDLDSANAAAERLRGLPGVGQVRTASSYIPAQQEEKLAAIGDLALILAPSLSAAGAPPPGDPVRALERLRAILSQHTDLPEASRFAEAVARLPAEPEAAAALDHALTGSLPALLDRLARGLEAERPATLEDLPPSLLRRWIADDGRARIEVLPDRDISDGRAMADFAGPILAIEPAAVGAPVTVTEASRIILASFGEAVAVTLGAIVLLLIVVQRSATGIALILAPLIVASVYTLAASVLLGMPFNFANIIVIPLLFGLGVSSSIHMVLRGQDLLGERAPGRRFGVDLLVTSTPRAVLLTALTTSTAFATLAVSSHQGLASMGILLAVAILATVVCALVLLPALMIQLERMRR, from the coding sequence GTGCAAGCAGGACGATTGCAGACCTTCGGCCGCCACATGCTGGAACGCTGGGTGACGCTGGTCTGCCGCTGGCCGGCCGCAACCGTCCTGCTCTCCCTGGTCCTCGCGGGGGCAGCCGGCTGGTACGCCTCCACCCACCTGGGGATCAATACCAGCACGACGGACATGATCTCCCCGGACGTCCCGTTCCGGCAGCATACCGAGACCTACCGCAAGGCCTTTCCCTTCGGCGACGACCAGATCGTCGTGGTGGTCGATGCCGACGGGCCGGAAAGGGCGGACGCCGCGGCGCTTCGGCTGGCGGATCTCCTGCGGCAGCGCACCGACGTCCTGCACGGGGTCGAGGTGCCCTCGGCAGATCCCTATTTCGACCGCTACGGCCTGATGTTTCTCAAACCCGAAGCGCTCCAGGACCTGGTCACCCGCCTGGCCGGCGCCCAGGCCGCTCTCGGCCTGCTGAGCGCCGATCCGTCGCTGGACGGGGTCGCGAAGATGCTCGACCTGGTCCTTGGACATGCCGACGAAGGGACGCCGGCCGAGTTGGGCCGTCTGCTGGACTCCATGGCTGCCGCCACGGAACAGGTCGCCCAAGGACAGCCGGCCCATCTGTCGTGGACCGGGCTGGTCGCGGGCGACGGCCTGGGCAGGCTCGGCAACCGGCGCTTCGTGCTCGTGCGGTCGGTGGTGGACAATTCCACCCTGGCGCGCGGCCGTCCCGCCCTGGACGCGGTGCGCGCCGCCATCGCGGACCTGCGCGGGGAGGAGGTGGGCCAGGGCGTCACCGCACGGGTGACCGGAAGCGTGGCGCTGCGCCAGACCGAGCTGGACACGGTCGCGGCCGGCGCAACCACCGCCAGCGTGCTGTCCTTCATCCTCGTCTCGCTGGTGCTGATCGTCGGCATCAGATCCGCGCGGATGATCTGCGCCATCCTCGTGACGCTGGTGATCGGCCTGCTCTGGACGTCGGGGCTCGCGGCCCTGACGGTCGGTCAGCTCAACCTGATCTCGGTGACCTTCGCCGTGATGTTCTTCGGCCTGGGCGACGATTTCGGCGGCCATCTCGGCCTGCGTTACCAGGAGGAACTGGTCGCGGGCGGCACGCCGGCGCGGCGCGGCGCCGAACGCGCCGCGGTCGCGGTCGGCCCTGCCCTGACCCTCAGCACCCTGTGCGCCGCCATCGGGTTCGTCTCGTTCGTGCCGACCGACTACAGGGGATTGGCGGAATTCGGCATCATCTCGGGCATGGGCATGGGGGTCGCGTTGTTCACCAGCGTGACGGTGCTGCCGGCACTGCTGACGCTGCTGCGCCCGGGGCCGGGTACCCGCTCGGAGGCCCGCGAGAACATCGCCTTCGCCGATTGGATCGACCGCAACAGCCGGGGAGTCCTCGCCGTCGGCGGCTTGGCGTTCCTGGCCGCGGCCGCTTTGGTGCCGCAGGCCCGGCTGGACGCCAACCCGTTGAATCTCCAGGACGGGACGGCCGAGGCCGTCCGGACCTACCGGGATCTGGCGAACTCCCCCGACACGTCGCCTTATGGCGTCAACATCCTGGCGGACGACCTCGATTCCGCCAATGCCGCGGCGGAACGGCTGCGCGGCCTGCCCGGCGTCGGTCAGGTCCGAACCGCCTCCAGCTACATCCCAGCGCAACAGGAGGAGAAGCTGGCGGCCATCGGCGACCTCGCCCTGATCCTGGCCCCCAGCCTCTCGGCGGCAGGCGCCCCGCCTCCCGGGGATCCCGTCCGGGCACTGGAACGCCTGCGCGCGATCCTGTCGCAGCACACGGACCTGCCTGAAGCCAGCCGCTTCGCCGAAGCGGTCGCGCGTTTGCCGGCGGAACCGGAGGCGGCGGCCGCCCTGGACCACGCGCTGACCGGCAGCCTGCCCGCCCTTCTCGACAGGCTCGCCCGTGGTCTGGAGGCGGAGCGTCCAGCTACCCTGGAAGATCTGCCGCCGTCGCTGCTGCGCCGCTGGATCGCCGACGACGGGCGGGCGCGGATCGAGGTCCTGCCCGACCGGGACATCTCCGACGGCAGGGCCATGGCGGACTTCGCCGGGCCGATCCTGGCGATCGAGCCGGCCGCCGTAGGCGCCCCCGTGACGGTCACGGAGGCCAGCCGGATCATCCTGGCCTCCTTCGGCGAAGCGGTCGCGGTAACGCTCGGCGCGATCGTGCTGCTGCTGATCGTGGTCCAGCGCAGCGCCACCGGCATCGCGCTGATCCTGGCGCCGCTGATCGTCGCGTCGGTCTACACCCTCGCGGCGTCGGTCCTGTTGGGGATGCCGTTCAATTTCGCCAACATCATCGTGATCCCGCTGCTGTTCGGCCTTGGCGTCTCCAGCAGCATCCACATGGTTCTGCGCGGGCAGGATCTGCTGGGCGAGCGGGCGCCCGGCCGGCGGTTTGGGGTCGACCTGCTGGTCACCAGCACGCCCAGGGCCGTCCTGCTGACCGCGCTGACCACCAGCACCGCCTTCGCCACGCTCGCGGTGTCGAGCCACCAAGGCTTGGCGAGCATGGGCATCCTGCTCGCGGTCGCCATACTCGCCACGGTCGTCTGTGCCTTGGTCCTGCTGCCGGCGCTGATGATCCAACTGGAACGGATGAGACGATGA
- a CDS encoding ABC transporter substrate-binding protein has protein sequence MIAFITRTALCLLLIVTAGAAHADRPGDPVSRLNDGILTLMRAAESGVPAEARLRDVESVIRESFDLETSLRVAAPGYDRAPEPERRALLDAFARRSAAQYVSRFDGYSGETIEITGERTGPRNTTLVETRLLRPGGNPVVLTYVLRETEGRWGIVDVLLNGSVSQLAVQRSDFAATLRSGGIPALTRELNAYADGVTG, from the coding sequence ATGATCGCCTTCATCACCCGAACCGCCCTTTGCCTCCTGCTCATCGTGACCGCCGGCGCGGCGCATGCGGACCGGCCGGGCGACCCGGTCAGCCGGCTCAACGACGGCATCCTGACCCTCATGCGCGCCGCCGAGTCCGGCGTCCCGGCCGAGGCGCGCCTGCGCGACGTCGAGAGTGTCATCCGGGAGAGCTTCGATCTGGAAACGTCGCTCCGCGTCGCCGCTCCCGGCTACGACCGGGCGCCGGAGCCCGAGCGCCGCGCGCTGCTCGACGCCTTCGCGCGCCGAAGTGCTGCCCAGTATGTCAGCCGCTTCGACGGCTACTCCGGCGAAACCATCGAGATCACCGGGGAGCGGACCGGCCCACGCAACACCACCCTGGTGGAAACTCGCCTGCTGCGTCCGGGAGGGAACCCCGTCGTCCTGACATACGTCCTGCGCGAGACGGAAGGCCGCTGGGGCATCGTGGACGTCCTTCTGAACGGCAGCGTCAGCCAGTTGGCGGTCCAGCGCTCCGACTTCGCCGCGACCCTCCGCTCCGGCGGCATCCCCGCCCTGACCCGGGAGCTCAATGCATATGCGGATGGCGTGACAGGGTGA
- a CDS encoding DUF2442 domain-containing protein, which translates to MNTLRRIDKISASAPYLLHVTWRDGGDDEVDMTGVVNGLDIFAPLKDPELFATVEVVDWGSGIEWRNGLDYSSDSLAHLAEEQRDMAGPDLREWQEEMGLSIQETADLFGVAPSTVKEYRKAQRLPIAWQIACRAMRKDRETFLAHFRPRLAGRPRKQPAG; encoded by the coding sequence ATGAACACCTTGCGCAGAATCGACAAGATATCCGCTTCGGCGCCTTATCTGCTGCATGTCACTTGGCGGGATGGAGGAGACGACGAGGTGGACATGACCGGTGTCGTCAATGGCCTCGACATCTTCGCTCCCTTAAAAGACCCTGAGCTTTTCGCGACGGTGGAAGTAGTTGACTGGGGCAGCGGGATCGAATGGCGGAACGGCCTGGACTACTCTTCGGATTCATTGGCCCATCTCGCCGAGGAACAGCGCGATATGGCCGGTCCAGATTTGAGGGAGTGGCAGGAAGAGATGGGCCTGTCGATCCAGGAAACAGCCGATCTGTTCGGCGTCGCGCCGAGCACGGTCAAAGAGTACCGGAAGGCCCAGCGGCTGCCGATAGCGTGGCAGATCGCCTGCCGCGCGATGCGGAAGGATCGGGAGACGTTCCTCGCCCATTTTCGGCCGAGGTTGGCCGGGCGGCCGAGAAAGCAGCCGGCCGGCTGA
- a CDS encoding DUF4160 domain-containing protein — MFWTLEMRMGQVGNVVIRVYPDDTKKHRRPHFHAVGPDDNIVVGLPLLDIIEGSIASKDRDRVLDWATENLQRLIDAWNIGNPTIPVRTP, encoded by the coding sequence ATGTTTTGGACGCTCGAAATGAGAATGGGGCAGGTTGGAAATGTCGTCATACGCGTCTATCCGGACGATACGAAAAAACACAGGCGGCCTCATTTTCATGCCGTGGGACCGGACGATAACATCGTCGTCGGATTGCCGTTGCTGGACATCATCGAGGGTAGCATTGCTTCGAAAGACAGGGACCGGGTCCTGGACTGGGCAACGGAGAACCTGCAACGCCTGATCGATGCCTGGAATATAGGAAATCCGACGATACCGGTGAGGACGCCATGA
- a CDS encoding NAD-dependent epimerase/dehydratase family protein → MTASLVTGGCGFLGRHLVALLVARGERVRVLDIAESAPLPPDVDMVAGSVTDAAAVARALDGMDRLYHLAGIPDLWLPDKSRFDTVNRVGTEIVLEQAARRDLQRIVHCSTEAVLIPWPARGSRMVDEAIRTGPDDMAGPYCRSKFLAEQAVLEAARGGLPVVVVNPTALVGPGDPNGTPPTRMIRMLAAGAMPFHLPCRLNLVDARDAALGHILAAEQGRIGERYILGGETVAMDDLIHRVAALTGRSRKSRAIPGWLALAAGHFSEWLADHVTHRPPQAPLTGVRLALAGAELDTSKARRDLGFAPRPLAETLADTLRDPA, encoded by the coding sequence ATGACCGCCTCGCTGGTCACCGGAGGATGCGGCTTCCTTGGCCGGCATCTCGTGGCCTTGTTGGTGGCCCGGGGTGAGCGCGTCCGCGTGCTCGATATCGCCGAATCCGCTCCCCTGCCCCCCGACGTCGATATGGTCGCCGGGTCCGTCACGGACGCGGCGGCGGTCGCCCGGGCGCTGGACGGCATGGACCGTCTCTATCATCTGGCAGGAATCCCCGACCTCTGGCTGCCCGACAAGTCAAGGTTCGACACGGTGAACCGCGTCGGCACGGAGATCGTGCTGGAGCAGGCCGCGCGCCGCGATCTGCAACGTATCGTCCATTGTTCGACCGAAGCCGTCCTGATCCCGTGGCCCGCCAGGGGATCGCGGATGGTCGATGAAGCTATCCGCACCGGTCCCGACGACATGGCCGGCCCCTACTGCCGCTCGAAGTTCCTCGCGGAACAGGCGGTGCTGGAAGCGGCCCGCGGCGGGCTGCCGGTGGTGGTCGTCAATCCTACCGCCCTGGTCGGTCCCGGCGACCCCAATGGTACGCCGCCGACCCGGATGATCCGGATGCTCGCCGCCGGCGCGATGCCGTTCCACCTGCCCTGCCGGCTGAACCTGGTCGATGCGCGGGACGCCGCGCTGGGCCACATCCTGGCCGCCGAGCAGGGGCGCATCGGCGAACGCTACATCCTGGGCGGCGAGACCGTCGCCATGGACGACCTGATCCACCGCGTGGCGGCACTCACCGGGCGCTCCCGCAAAAGCCGCGCGATCCCGGGATGGCTTGCCCTGGCCGCGGGCCACTTTTCCGAATGGCTGGCCGACCACGTGACCCATCGTCCGCCCCAGGCACCCTTGACGGGCGTGAGGCTGGCCCTGGCCGGGGCAGAACTGGACACGTCGAAAGCCAGACGCGATCTCGGCTTCGCGCCGCGCCCGCTGGCCGAGACCCTCGCCGACACGCTCCGCGACCCGGCCTGA
- a CDS encoding sulfotransferase family protein, translating to MATREHALMKHPLCGADLRTLATVLTRNGPVPAASMPQIAAILGSALGRLPFTAVERAWTAVRLRRERDLPPPLFILGHWRSGTTHLYNVMSRSPRFGFVPPLAVGLPWDVLTLGRLLRPWLERALPERRYIDNVAVNPDSPQEDEIGLANMIPLSFYHGIYFPRRFEENHGAGIFLDGCGEEDIRRWRDAFVYFLRKVALQQGRDWLLIKNPVHTARVDLLRAIWPDAKFIHIHRDPHEVFVSTVGFYRKLLAQFALQPYDHVDVERVVLETYPRMMSALIEQTRDLPSDRFVEVAFDRFERDPLGEVGRIYGTLDLPGYDEDRPLFEAYLGTVKNYSKNSYRQDDAVRQRVRQAWAPFVERFGRETAGLAG from the coding sequence GTGGCGACTCGCGAACATGCCCTGATGAAGCATCCGCTGTGCGGTGCCGATCTTCGGACGCTGGCGACCGTGCTGACGCGCAACGGTCCCGTACCGGCCGCCAGCATGCCGCAGATCGCGGCGATCCTCGGATCGGCGCTGGGACGGCTGCCGTTCACGGCGGTCGAGCGGGCCTGGACGGCCGTGCGGCTCCGCCGGGAACGGGACCTTCCGCCGCCCCTGTTCATCCTGGGGCATTGGCGGAGCGGCACCACCCATCTGTACAACGTGATGAGCCGGTCGCCCCGGTTCGGCTTCGTGCCGCCGCTGGCGGTGGGGCTGCCCTGGGACGTCCTGACGCTCGGCAGGCTGCTTCGGCCCTGGCTGGAGCGGGCGCTGCCCGAGCGCCGCTATATCGACAATGTCGCCGTGAACCCGGACAGTCCCCAGGAGGACGAGATCGGGCTGGCCAACATGATCCCGCTGTCCTTCTACCACGGGATCTATTTCCCGCGGCGGTTCGAGGAGAACCACGGGGCCGGGATCTTCCTCGACGGGTGCGGCGAGGAGGATATCCGGCGTTGGCGGGACGCCTTCGTCTACTTCCTGCGCAAGGTGGCGCTCCAACAGGGGCGGGACTGGCTGCTGATCAAGAACCCCGTCCATACGGCGCGGGTCGATCTGCTGCGGGCGATCTGGCCCGACGCGAAGTTCATCCACATCCACCGCGATCCGCACGAGGTCTTCGTCTCCACCGTCGGCTTCTATCGGAAGCTGCTGGCCCAGTTCGCGTTGCAGCCATACGATCATGTGGATGTCGAGCGCGTCGTGCTGGAAACCTACCCGCGGATGATGTCCGCCCTGATCGAGCAGACCCGCGACCTGCCGTCCGACCGGTTCGTCGAGGTCGCCTTCGACCGGTTCGAGCGCGATCCGCTGGGCGAGGTCGGACGGATCTACGGGACGCTCGACCTGCCTGGATATGACGAGGACCGGCCGTTGTTCGAGGCTTACCTGGGCACCGTGAAGAATTATTCGAAGAACAGCTACCGGCAGGACGATGCCGTCCGGCAGCGGGTCCGGCAGGCTTGGGCGCCCTTCGTGGAGCGTTTCGGTCGCGAGACGGCTGGGCTTGCCGGTTGA
- a CDS encoding Uma2 family endonuclease — translation MPGSLIPSRSAMRGSGTFHFDNGQGDDGGRLSHAAVSANLLVAIHRACPIRQDFHVLSGGIVIHGPAGEELWPDVVVVQGHCSLGRSRPAAPILAVDVDEGDPSDLRWRARRDAYLKVPSLQAYFAASCSDKLVEVHRRFSGSWTSLRFEGHGLVGLPSLGCSVDLKAIYSGLTS, via the coding sequence ATGCCGGGAAGCCTCATTCCCAGTCGCTCCGCCATGCGAGGGAGCGGCACCTTTCACTTCGACAACGGCCAAGGCGACGACGGCGGCCGGCTGTCGCACGCGGCGGTGTCGGCCAACCTGCTGGTCGCCATCCATCGGGCCTGCCCGATCCGACAGGATTTCCACGTGCTGAGCGGCGGCATCGTCATCCACGGCCCGGCGGGCGAGGAACTGTGGCCCGACGTGGTGGTCGTGCAGGGGCACTGCTCGCTCGGCCGCAGCCGGCCCGCCGCCCCGATCCTGGCCGTCGACGTGGACGAGGGAGACCCGAGCGACCTGCGCTGGCGCGCCCGGCGCGATGCCTACCTCAAGGTCCCGTCTCTCCAGGCCTATTTCGCCGCGTCCTGCTCGGACAAGCTGGTCGAGGTCCACCGGCGCTTCTCCGGCTCATGGACCAGCCTCCGCTTCGAGGGGCATGGGCTGGTCGGCTTGCCCTCGCTCGGCTGCTCGGTGGACCTGAAGGCGATCTATTCCGGCCTGACCTCCTGA
- a CDS encoding ABC transporter substrate-binding protein, with product MAGKTWTAAATGMALAALLLMGGAIRNPAASQIPDEVLVVGQIAEPKSLDPHAVTATNDFRILMNLYDGLVRFRSGTLEVEPALARSWEVSEDGKTYTFHLRDSVSFHDGTPFDAEAVKFNFDRMLDDKHPQHDTGPFPLAFFFSAVERTEAVDPLTVRFHLTEPYAPLLSNLAYPTGLLVSPAAVRAAGKEFGRQPVGTGPYRFAQWESNAKVVLERNADYWDGPPTLQAVIFRPLTDANTRLTELLAGGLDLMVEVPPDAVDLLQKAGGFTLYEQAGPHLWFLILNTREGPFKDPRARQAVNYAIDKQALVDQVLQGTATVADSIVPAAFDWAHDDTLEPYPHDPDRARRLLREAGAEGAELTFLVAEGGSGMLAPIPMATAIQADLAKVGLKVNIQTYEWNTYLGLVNQGLAGKADMAQMAWMTNDPDTLPFLTLRTDALPESGGFNSGYYSNPEVDRLLTEARRSTDRNERADLYRRIQRIVREEAPWAFVANWKQNAVTTDRVKGFELQPSFLLNLAHVSKSGG from the coding sequence ATGGCAGGAAAGACGTGGACGGCGGCAGCCACCGGCATGGCCCTGGCGGCCCTCTTGCTGATGGGGGGAGCCATCCGGAACCCGGCGGCGTCCCAGATCCCCGACGAGGTCCTGGTCGTCGGCCAGATCGCCGAACCGAAGTCGCTGGACCCGCACGCCGTGACCGCGACCAACGATTTCCGCATCCTGATGAACCTGTATGACGGGCTGGTGCGGTTCCGGAGCGGCACCCTGGAGGTCGAGCCTGCCCTGGCCCGCTCGTGGGAGGTTTCGGAGGACGGCAAGACCTACACCTTCCACCTGCGCGATAGCGTCTCGTTCCACGACGGAACCCCGTTCGACGCCGAGGCGGTCAAGTTCAACTTCGACCGCATGCTCGACGACAAGCACCCGCAGCACGATACCGGCCCGTTCCCGCTGGCCTTCTTCTTCAGCGCGGTGGAGCGGACCGAGGCGGTCGATCCGCTGACCGTCCGCTTCCACCTGACGGAACCCTACGCCCCGCTGCTGTCCAACCTGGCCTACCCGACCGGCCTGCTGGTTTCCCCCGCCGCGGTCCGCGCCGCCGGCAAGGAGTTCGGCCGCCAGCCCGTCGGGACCGGCCCCTACAGGTTCGCCCAGTGGGAGAGCAACGCCAAGGTGGTGCTGGAGCGCAACGCCGACTACTGGGACGGCCCGCCGACGCTCCAGGCCGTGATCTTCCGCCCGCTGACCGACGCCAATACCCGGCTGACCGAACTGCTCGCCGGCGGCCTGGACCTGATGGTCGAGGTGCCGCCCGACGCCGTGGACCTGCTCCAGAAGGCGGGCGGCTTCACCCTTTACGAGCAGGCCGGCCCGCACCTCTGGTTCCTGATCCTCAATACCCGGGAAGGCCCCTTCAAGGACCCGCGCGCCCGCCAAGCAGTCAATTACGCGATCGACAAGCAGGCGCTGGTCGACCAGGTGCTCCAGGGGACCGCGACGGTCGCCGACAGCATCGTGCCCGCCGCTTTCGACTGGGCCCACGACGACACCCTGGAACCCTATCCCCACGACCCCGACCGCGCCCGCCGGCTGCTGCGAGAGGCCGGGGCGGAGGGGGCCGAGCTGACCTTCCTGGTCGCGGAGGGCGGTTCCGGCATGCTGGCGCCCATTCCCATGGCGACCGCGATCCAGGCCGACTTGGCCAAGGTGGGCCTGAAGGTGAACATCCAGACGTACGAGTGGAACACCTATCTGGGGCTGGTCAACCAGGGCCTCGCCGGCAAGGCCGACATGGCCCAGATGGCCTGGATGACCAACGACCCGGACACCCTGCCCTTCCTGACCCTGCGGACCGATGCCTTGCCCGAGAGCGGCGGCTTCAATTCCGGCTACTATTCCAACCCGGAAGTGGACCGCCTGCTGACGGAAGCCCGCCGTTCGACCGACCGGAACGAGCGGGCCGACCTCTACCGGCGGATACAGCGGATCGTGCGGGAAGAAGCCCCCTGGGCCTTCGTCGCGAACTGGAAGCAGAACGCGGTCACGACGGACCGGGTCAAGGGCTTCGAACTCCAGCCCTCGTTCCTGCTCAACCTCGCCCATGTCTCCAAATCCGGCGGATAG